Proteins co-encoded in one Gossypium arboreum isolate Shixiya-1 chromosome 11, ASM2569848v2, whole genome shotgun sequence genomic window:
- the LOC108471949 gene encoding L10-interacting MYB domain-containing protein-like: MTNFEKETGKAFSQRQLKNRWDALKKEWKAWKKLKGKDTGLGWNPIKRTVDAPDDWWESRLKVVPEAQKFRTSGIDPKFEGKLDQMFIGIVTTGDKAWAPSSDTLRSDFLEDVNNEIPEENEEENVMSIVENSSGDESDDEREKKEILQRMECFN; the protein is encoded by the exons ATGACCAACTTTGAGAAAGAAACGGGCAAGGCTTTTTCACAAAGACAACTTAAAAATAGGTGGGATGCCCTAAAAAAAGAATGGAAAGCTTGGAAGAAACTTAAAGGCAAAGATACTGGTCTAGGGTGGAATCCTATAAAAAGAACCGTTGATGCACCAGATGATTGGTGGGAAAGTAGGCTAAAG GTTGTGCCGGAAGCTCAAAAATTTAGAACATCGGGCATTGATCCTAAATTCGAGGGGAAGTTGGACCAAATGTTCATAGGGATAGTTACAACAGGTGATAAAGCATGGGCACCTTCTTCTGATACACTCCGTAGTGATTTTTTGGAGGATGTTAACAATGAAATACCTGAAGAGAATGAAGAAGAAAAT GTGATGAGTATAGTTGAGAATTCCAGCGGTGATGAAAGTGatgatgaaagagaaaagaaagagattTTACAACGCATGGAATGTTTTAACTGA